One Amorphoplanes digitatis genomic window carries:
- a CDS encoding ParA family protein, with amino-acid sequence MHDYGRGPEGAPGWDRVSRETDPYADSDRSASLSVSFESGEQGVPQPRAGNGGQVYGAPVNESDATTGEPRRSAPAPRSGPSDPDGHGISVASSPSAQLAGSSGSGHPVAVVAQPVGGDSASANEHVSRETPDGYEGDPPLAMEALRAVQILNPSGDIVMPRPDRPRVFCVANQKGGVGKTTTTVNLAVALALHGNRVLVVDLDPQGNASTGLNVPHHAGVPDVYDCLIDNVPLADVAQPVEGIPNLFCVPATIDLAGAEIELVSVVARESRLQRAITAHPEKFDYVFIDCPPSLGLLTVNALCAAQEVLIPIQCEYYALEGLNQLINNINLVRQHLNPTLDVSTILLTMYDRRTRLADAVEQDVRNHFGSKVLEAVIPRNVRVSEAPSYGQSVMTYDPGSRGATSYFEAALEIAMRGVNTGGAA; translated from the coding sequence GTGCATGACTATGGCAGGGGCCCCGAAGGCGCCCCAGGCTGGGATCGTGTTTCACGTGAAACAGATCCATACGCCGACTCCGATCGAAGCGCGAGCTTGAGTGTGAGCTTCGAGAGTGGGGAGCAGGGCGTGCCTCAACCACGAGCTGGGAACGGCGGCCAGGTCTACGGCGCCCCGGTGAACGAGTCCGACGCCACCACAGGCGAGCCTCGACGGTCTGCCCCGGCGCCACGCTCCGGCCCGTCGGATCCGGATGGTCATGGCATTTCAGTCGCCTCGTCACCTTCGGCCCAGCTCGCCGGCTCATCGGGATCGGGTCATCCGGTTGCGGTGGTGGCGCAGCCAGTCGGCGGCGACAGCGCGTCCGCAAACGAACATGTTTCACGTGAAACACCGGATGGGTACGAGGGTGATCCGCCGCTCGCCATGGAAGCGTTGCGTGCTGTGCAGATCCTCAACCCGAGCGGCGACATCGTGATGCCGCGCCCTGACCGTCCGCGGGTGTTCTGCGTCGCGAACCAGAAGGGTGGCGTCGGCAAGACCACCACGACGGTCAACCTCGCGGTGGCGTTGGCGCTGCACGGAAACCGCGTGCTCGTGGTCGACCTCGACCCGCAGGGCAACGCGTCGACCGGTCTGAACGTGCCGCACCACGCAGGCGTACCCGATGTCTACGACTGTCTCATCGACAACGTGCCGCTCGCGGACGTGGCGCAGCCGGTCGAGGGGATCCCGAACCTGTTCTGCGTACCCGCCACGATCGATCTGGCCGGTGCCGAGATCGAGCTCGTCTCGGTCGTCGCGCGCGAGTCGCGGCTCCAGCGCGCGATCACGGCACACCCCGAGAAGTTCGACTACGTCTTCATCGACTGCCCGCCCTCACTCGGCCTGCTGACGGTCAACGCGCTCTGCGCGGCCCAAGAGGTCCTCATCCCGATCCAGTGCGAGTACTACGCGCTCGAGGGCCTGAACCAACTAATCAACAACATCAACCTGGTACGGCAACACCTCAACCCAACGCTCGACGTCTCCACGATCTTGCTCACGATGTACGACCGCCGCACGCGCCTCGCGGACGCCGTAGAGCAGGACGTCCGGAACCACTTCGGCTCGAAGGTCCTCGAGGCCGTGATTCCGCGGAACGTTCGTGTGTCGGAGGCTCCGAGCTACGGCCAGTCCGTGATGACCTACGATCCGGGTTCGCGGGGCGCCACGAGCTACTTCGAGGCCGCTCTGGAGATCGCGATGCGCGGGGTCAACACGGGAGGCGCTGCATGA
- a CDS encoding ParB/RepB/Spo0J family partition protein: protein MKNRPRGGLGRGLGALIPTAPPAGAGVATSEEPPPSIPPALHPSTPSEPAPASTQFIAPAETPPPAASVDNGDGGLAPVPGARFAELPVSAIEPNAKQPRLVFDEDALEELKTSIQEVGFLQPIVVRDAGGGRYELVMGERRWRAAQAVGKETIPAIVRDTRDDAMLRDALLENIHRANLNPLEEAAAYQQLLEEFGATHEELARRIGRSRPQISNTIRLLNLPAPVQRRVAAGILSAGHARALLGLDDGETQEKLALRIVAEGLSVRATEELVSLAIADGPVKKSAPTRRPKVHAPALNDLADRLSDRFDTRVKVDIGRNKGRITIEFATVDDLERIVGMIGVEEEGSDAIEE, encoded by the coding sequence ATGAAGAACCGTCCACGGGGCGGCCTCGGCCGCGGCTTGGGTGCACTGATCCCAACCGCGCCCCCGGCCGGTGCCGGGGTAGCGACGTCGGAGGAACCGCCCCCCTCGATACCCCCTGCCTTGCATCCGTCGACTCCTTCCGAGCCGGCACCCGCGTCCACCCAGTTCATCGCGCCCGCCGAGACCCCGCCGCCCGCGGCCTCCGTCGACAACGGCGACGGCGGCTTGGCGCCGGTGCCCGGCGCCCGCTTCGCTGAGCTCCCTGTCTCCGCGATCGAGCCGAACGCAAAGCAGCCGCGCCTCGTCTTCGACGAGGACGCGCTGGAAGAGCTGAAGACCTCCATCCAGGAGGTCGGCTTCCTACAGCCAATCGTCGTACGCGACGCCGGCGGCGGCCGCTACGAACTGGTCATGGGTGAGCGTCGCTGGCGAGCGGCGCAGGCGGTCGGCAAGGAGACCATCCCCGCAATCGTCCGGGACACCCGCGACGACGCGATGCTCCGCGACGCGCTGCTGGAGAACATCCACCGGGCGAACCTGAACCCGCTCGAAGAGGCGGCCGCGTACCAGCAGCTGCTTGAGGAGTTCGGCGCGACGCACGAGGAACTGGCGCGCCGGATCGGTCGAAGCCGTCCGCAGATCTCGAACACCATCAGGCTGCTGAACCTGCCGGCTCCGGTGCAGCGCCGCGTCGCGGCGGGAATCCTGTCGGCCGGGCATGCGCGCGCACTGCTGGGCCTGGACGACGGCGAGACCCAGGAGAAGCTAGCGCTTCGAATCGTGGCCGAGGGCCTGTCGGTCCGAGCGACCGAGGAACTGGTGTCGCTGGCGATCGCCGACGGCCCAGTGAAGAAGTCCGCACCCACACGCCGACCCAAGGTTCACGCGCCGGCCCTGAACGATCTGGCCGACCGGTTGTCGGATCGCTTCGACACCCGCGTCAAGGTCGACATCGGCCGCAACAAGGGCAGGATCACGATCGAGTTCGCGACGGTCGACGACCTGGAACGCATCGTCGGCATGATCGGAGTCGAAGAGGAAGGCTCCGACGCGATCGAGGAGTGA
- a CDS encoding D-alanine--D-alanine ligase family protein, with protein MGTPSETHVLVLAGGLSYERDVSLRSGRRVLDALRAAGLSAELRDADVSLLPALQADPPSAVVIALHGATGEDGSLRGVLDLCGIPYVGSGARASRLAWDKPSAKAMLREAGIPTPDWVALPHDRFSELGAVAVLDRIVERLGLPLMVKPAQGGSGLGAAVVHEASDLPAAMVGCFAYDSTALVERFVPGTDVAVSVVDLGSGPQALPAVEIVPRDGVYDYAARYTAGLTTWHAPGRLSEGVADAVAAAALAAHGALGLRDLSRVDLIVDSDGRPHVLGVNVSPGMTETSLLPLAVQAEGLDFGKMMATLVGRAGARGVG; from the coding sequence ATGGGTACGCCTTCCGAAACGCACGTCCTGGTCCTGGCCGGTGGCCTGTCCTACGAACGCGACGTGTCGCTGCGCTCGGGCCGGCGGGTGCTCGACGCCCTCCGCGCCGCGGGCCTGTCGGCGGAACTCCGCGACGCGGACGTGTCGCTGCTCCCCGCCTTGCAGGCGGATCCGCCGAGCGCGGTGGTGATCGCCCTGCACGGCGCGACGGGCGAGGACGGTTCGCTGCGCGGGGTGCTAGACCTCTGCGGAATCCCGTACGTGGGCAGCGGCGCTCGGGCCTCCCGGCTGGCTTGGGACAAGCCGTCGGCGAAGGCGATGCTCCGCGAGGCCGGTATTCCGACGCCGGACTGGGTGGCGCTGCCGCACGACCGGTTCTCGGAGCTGGGTGCGGTCGCGGTGCTGGACCGGATCGTGGAACGGCTCGGGCTGCCGCTGATGGTGAAGCCGGCGCAGGGCGGCTCCGGCCTGGGGGCGGCGGTGGTGCACGAGGCGAGCGACCTGCCGGCGGCGATGGTGGGCTGCTTCGCGTACGACTCGACGGCGCTGGTGGAGCGCTTCGTACCGGGTACGGATGTTGCGGTTTCGGTGGTGGATCTCGGGTCCGGGCCTCAGGCGCTGCCGGCGGTGGAGATCGTGCCGCGGGACGGGGTTTATGACTATGCGGCTCGTTACACGGCGGGGCTGACTACCTGGCATGCGCCGGGGCGGCTGTCGGAAGGGGTCGCTGACGCGGTGGCGGCGGCGGCCTTGGCGGCGCATGGGGCGCTTGGGCTTCGGGACCTTTCGCGGGTTGACCTGATCGTCGACTCGGACGGGCGGCCGCATGTGCTCGGGGTAAATGTCTCTCCGGGGATGACGGAGACGTCGCTGCTGCCGCTGGCGGTGCAGGCGGAGGGACTCGACTTCGGAAAGATGATGGCGACGTTGGTCGGGCGGGCCGGCGCACGCGGGGTCGGCTGA
- a CDS encoding PLP-dependent aminotransferase family protein, which produces MTGTTQDDYTERYARRVRGMTTSEIRALFAVASRPEVVSLAGGSPYIAALPLDAVGDMMGRLASELGTTSLQYGIGQGTIELRERICEVMSLSGIDASNGASPDDVVVTVGGQQGIDLVARLFLDPGDVVLAEGPTYVGALGVFQAAQAQVRHVAMDADGLIPAALEEAVVAAAGRAKFLYTIPTYQNPAGVTLTDARRDEILDICERHGLLVVEDDPYGMLGFEGEAPRPLRARRREGIIYVSTFSKTFAPGLRVGWILAPHAVREKLVMASEANILCPSAFAQGAVTQYLSTMPWREQIKSYREIYRERRDALLEGLRDLMPAGTTWTRPKGGLFVWATLPEGLDSKAMMPRAIAARVAYVPGTGFYADGTGTGHIRLNFSFPPPERIREGVRRLAGVMEQELAMRAVFGPTTTHRRRGHAGADTPGPDLA; this is translated from the coding sequence ATGACCGGCACTACTCAAGACGACTACACCGAACGGTACGCGCGGCGGGTCCGCGGCATGACGACATCCGAGATCCGCGCCCTATTCGCCGTCGCCAGCCGCCCCGAAGTGGTGTCGCTCGCCGGCGGATCGCCGTACATCGCGGCGCTGCCGCTGGACGCGGTCGGCGACATGATGGGCCGGCTCGCGTCCGAACTCGGCACGACAAGCCTCCAGTACGGCATCGGCCAGGGAACCATCGAGCTGCGCGAGCGCATCTGCGAGGTCATGAGCCTGTCCGGCATCGACGCGTCGAACGGTGCGTCCCCCGACGACGTGGTCGTGACCGTGGGCGGTCAGCAGGGCATCGATCTGGTGGCACGGCTGTTCCTGGACCCGGGCGACGTGGTGCTCGCCGAGGGGCCGACCTACGTCGGCGCACTCGGCGTGTTCCAGGCAGCCCAGGCACAGGTACGGCACGTGGCAATGGACGCAGACGGCCTGATCCCGGCGGCACTCGAGGAGGCCGTGGTCGCCGCAGCGGGCCGCGCCAAGTTCCTCTACACGATCCCGACCTACCAGAACCCGGCCGGCGTCACGCTGACGGACGCTCGGCGCGACGAGATCCTCGACATCTGCGAGCGGCACGGGCTGCTGGTGGTCGAGGACGACCCGTACGGGATGCTCGGCTTCGAGGGCGAGGCGCCGCGGCCGCTGCGCGCCCGCCGGCGCGAGGGCATCATCTACGTGAGCACGTTCTCCAAGACCTTCGCCCCGGGCCTGCGGGTCGGCTGGATCCTGGCGCCTCACGCCGTACGCGAAAAGCTCGTCATGGCCAGTGAGGCGAACATCCTGTGCCCGAGCGCGTTCGCGCAGGGCGCGGTGACGCAGTACCTGTCGACGATGCCCTGGCGCGAGCAGATCAAGTCCTACCGCGAGATCTACCGGGAGCGCCGCGACGCGCTGCTCGAGGGCCTGCGCGACCTGATGCCGGCGGGCACCACCTGGACGCGGCCGAAGGGCGGCCTGTTCGTGTGGGCCACGCTTCCGGAGGGCCTGGACTCGAAGGCGATGATGCCGCGGGCGATCGCGGCCCGCGTCGCCTACGTGCCCGGCACCGGTTTCTACGCGGATGGGACCGGAACCGGCCATATCCGGCTCAACTTCTCGTTCCCGCCTCCGGAACGGATCCGTGAGGGCGTACGAAGGCTTGCCGGGGTGATGGAGCAGGAGCTCGCGATGCGCGCGGTCTTCGGACCGACCACCACCCACCGCCGTCGTGGGCACGCCGGTGCCGACACGCCCGGCCCCGACTTGGCATGA
- a CDS encoding GNAT family N-acetyltransferase, producing MSRRLVNLTLDTLEDLPRPCRQCVYWELDPVSAERACASGDPGLEKEAWVSQTLLEWGSCGKLAYVDGMPAGFVMYAPPAYVPRSMAFPTSPVSADAALLMTAHVVAAFAGGGLGRMLVQGVARDLTKRGVKAIEAFGDAKFGEAGEGEAEGCVAPVDYFLSVGFKTVRPHPRYPRLRLELRTALSWKSDVEYALEKLLGSMSPDTLLRPVRPAAATTSTPS from the coding sequence ATGTCGCGACGCCTCGTCAACCTGACGCTCGACACGCTCGAGGACCTGCCCCGGCCCTGCCGCCAGTGCGTCTACTGGGAGCTCGATCCGGTGTCCGCCGAGCGCGCGTGCGCGTCGGGTGATCCTGGTCTCGAGAAGGAGGCCTGGGTGTCGCAGACCCTCCTCGAATGGGGGTCTTGCGGAAAGCTGGCATACGTCGACGGCATGCCCGCCGGGTTCGTCATGTACGCGCCTCCGGCCTACGTTCCGCGTTCGATGGCGTTTCCGACGTCTCCGGTCTCGGCCGACGCGGCGCTGCTGATGACCGCGCACGTGGTGGCGGCGTTCGCGGGCGGCGGTCTCGGGCGGATGCTGGTGCAGGGCGTTGCCCGCGATCTCACCAAGCGCGGCGTGAAGGCGATCGAGGCGTTCGGTGACGCGAAGTTCGGCGAGGCCGGCGAGGGCGAGGCGGAGGGCTGCGTCGCGCCGGTCGACTATTTCCTCTCGGTGGGCTTCAAGACGGTCCGCCCGCACCCGCGCTACCCGCGGCTGCGGCTGGAGTTGCGCACGGCGCTGTCGTGGAAGTCCGACGTCGAGTACGCGCTGGAGAAGCTCCTCGGCTCGATGAGCCCGGACACCCTGCTGCGCCCGGTCCGCCCGGCGGCGGCGACGACCTCGACACCGAGCTGA
- a CDS encoding N-acetylmuramoyl-L-alanine amidase gives MRSIRRGDTGPAVEEIQSILVGLELLPAIGEDFDEATENAVRAFQQSRGIGVDGMVGSETWQALDGARWKLGARTLYHSVPTSLVGEDVRALQERLLEMGFDSGRADGIYGPRTARAVAQFQREVGLTPDGSCGPQTMKGLRRLGRKVVGGRPQWLREAEAFRQSGSSLVGKTIVIDPGHGGAEDLGVVVPDGQLRWTEADLAFDIATRLEGRLLAAGMRVHLTRGPSPVQPMTGQERAALANSLGADLLISLHLDGQQTTTADGVASYHYGTGNGVTSTVGERLANLVQREIVVRTGMRDCRIHSKTWELLRLTRMPAVRVDLGYLTSPIDRERLIDPSFREQIVEAILAAVQRMYFPVEADVPTGSIDVRQLRLALASRNA, from the coding sequence GTGCGTTCGATCCGACGTGGAGACACCGGACCGGCCGTGGAGGAGATTCAGTCGATCCTGGTGGGCCTGGAACTGCTTCCGGCGATCGGCGAGGACTTCGACGAAGCCACCGAGAACGCCGTCCGCGCCTTCCAGCAGAGCCGCGGCATCGGTGTCGACGGCATGGTCGGCTCGGAGACGTGGCAGGCGCTCGACGGCGCGCGGTGGAAGCTCGGCGCCCGCACCCTCTACCACTCGGTGCCGACGTCGCTGGTCGGCGAGGACGTCCGGGCGTTGCAGGAGCGGCTCCTGGAGATGGGCTTCGACAGCGGGCGCGCCGACGGCATCTACGGCCCGCGCACCGCACGGGCGGTGGCACAGTTCCAGCGCGAGGTCGGGCTCACCCCGGACGGCTCCTGCGGCCCGCAGACCATGAAGGGCCTGCGCCGGCTCGGCCGCAAGGTCGTCGGCGGCCGCCCGCAGTGGCTGCGCGAGGCCGAGGCGTTCCGCCAGTCCGGTTCCAGCCTGGTCGGCAAGACGATCGTGATCGACCCGGGCCACGGCGGCGCGGAGGACCTCGGTGTCGTCGTGCCCGACGGTCAGCTGCGCTGGACCGAGGCCGACCTGGCGTTCGACATCGCCACCCGGCTCGAGGGCCGGCTGCTCGCCGCCGGCATGCGCGTGCACCTGACCCGCGGCCCGTCGCCGGTTCAGCCGATGACCGGCCAGGAGCGGGCCGCGCTGGCCAACAGCCTCGGCGCCGACCTGCTCATCTCGTTGCACCTGGACGGCCAGCAGACGACGACGGCCGACGGCGTCGCCAGCTACCACTACGGCACCGGAAACGGCGTCACGTCGACGGTGGGCGAACGGCTCGCCAATCTGGTGCAGCGCGAGATCGTGGTGCGCACCGGGATGCGGGACTGCCGCATCCACTCCAAGACGTGGGAGCTGCTGCGCCTGACGCGCATGCCCGCCGTACGCGTGGATCTGGGTTATCTGACCTCGCCCATCGACCGGGAGCGGCTGATCGATCCGTCCTTCCGCGAGCAGATCGTCGAGGCGATCCTGGCGGCGGTGCAGCGGATGTACTTCCCCGTCGAGGCGGACGTGCCGACCGGCTCGATCGACGTGCGGCAGCTACGCCTGGCGCTCGCCTCGCGCAACGCCTGA
- the trxA gene encoding thioredoxin yields MGATKAVTDATFVTDVLQSDKPVLVDFWAEWCAPCKKVDPLLAEIANEMGDKVQIVKVNIDENPETARAYRVMSVPTLTMFKGGEAVNSVAGAKPKGALVSFIESAL; encoded by the coding sequence GTGGGAGCAACCAAGGCGGTCACCGACGCCACCTTCGTCACAGACGTACTTCAGTCCGACAAGCCGGTGCTGGTGGACTTCTGGGCCGAGTGGTGCGCGCCTTGCAAGAAGGTCGACCCGCTGCTCGCCGAGATCGCCAACGAGATGGGCGACAAGGTGCAGATCGTCAAGGTCAACATCGACGAGAACCCGGAGACCGCCCGCGCCTACCGGGTGATGTCCGTGCCGACGCTGACCATGTTCAAGGGCGGCGAGGCGGTCAACTCCGTCGCCGGCGCCAAGCCGAAGGGCGCCCTGGTAAGCTTCATCGAATCGGCGCTCTGA
- the trxB gene encoding thioredoxin-disulfide reductase: MDEVRNLIIIGSGPSGYTAALYAARANLNPLVIEGVQSGGALMTTTEVENFPGHPDGIMGPELMDNMRKQAERFGAEFITDDVTRVELAGKQTEAGTEALKTVWVGETEYFARAVILATGSAWRPLGVPGEQELLGHGVSSCATCDGFFFRNQHIIVVGGGDSAMEEATFLTRFAETVTIVHRRDSFRASKVMAQRALHNPKINVEWNSTVEEILGADGKVSGARIRNVQTGETKVLDITGVFVAIGHDPRSELFKGQIALDDEGYVKVEHPGTRTNVAGVFAAGDLVDHTYRQAITASGTGCAAALDAERFIASFVEL, from the coding sequence GTGGACGAGGTCCGAAACCTGATCATCATCGGCTCGGGTCCGTCCGGTTACACCGCGGCGCTCTACGCGGCCCGGGCGAACCTCAATCCGCTGGTCATCGAGGGTGTGCAGTCCGGCGGTGCCCTGATGACCACCACCGAGGTCGAGAACTTCCCGGGCCACCCGGACGGCATCATGGGCCCTGAGCTCATGGACAACATGCGCAAGCAGGCCGAGCGTTTCGGCGCCGAGTTCATCACCGACGACGTGACCCGCGTCGAGCTGGCCGGTAAGCAGACCGAGGCCGGCACCGAGGCACTCAAGACGGTCTGGGTCGGCGAGACCGAATACTTCGCCCGCGCGGTCATCCTCGCCACCGGCTCCGCCTGGCGCCCGCTCGGCGTGCCCGGCGAGCAGGAGCTGCTCGGCCACGGCGTCTCGTCCTGTGCCACCTGTGACGGCTTCTTCTTCCGCAACCAGCACATCATCGTGGTGGGCGGCGGCGACTCCGCGATGGAGGAGGCGACCTTCCTCACCCGCTTCGCCGAGACCGTGACGATCGTGCACCGCCGCGACTCGTTCCGGGCAAGCAAGGTGATGGCGCAGCGCGCGCTGCACAACCCGAAGATCAATGTCGAGTGGAACAGCACGGTCGAGGAGATCCTCGGCGCCGACGGCAAGGTCTCCGGCGCCCGGATCCGCAACGTGCAGACCGGCGAGACCAAGGTGCTCGACATCACCGGCGTCTTCGTCGCCATCGGACACGACCCGCGCAGCGAGCTGTTCAAGGGCCAGATCGCGCTCGACGACGAGGGCTACGTGAAGGTCGAGCACCCGGGCACCCGCACCAACGTCGCCGGCGTCTTCGCCGCCGGTGACCTCGTCGACCACACCTACCGCCAGGCCATCACCGCCTCCGGCACGGGTTGTGCCGCCGCGCTCGACGCGGAACGCTTCATCGCCTCGTTCGTAGAGCTGTAA
- the sigM gene encoding RNA polymerase sigma factor SigM, whose protein sequence is MTPGDAQPDATAPADRPDRTDAELLRAHVDGDPQAFNELVRRHRDRLWAVALRTIGDREEAADAVQDALLSAHRGAARFRGDSAVTTWLHRIVVNACLDRIRRRQSHPTVPLPDGRHTDDGGAGGPEPAAPAQDHDTALVVRAALAALPVEQRAALVLVDVQGYPVIEAAEILGVAEGTIKSRCARGRARMALSLGHLRTGSDEPPGRGDGGHAGNRTATGRVPSGSGAAAQHPSAPDRGDKQ, encoded by the coding sequence GTGACCCCCGGCGACGCGCAGCCCGACGCGACCGCTCCGGCCGACAGGCCCGATCGGACCGACGCGGAGCTGCTGCGCGCCCACGTCGACGGTGACCCGCAGGCGTTCAACGAGCTGGTCCGCCGGCACCGCGACCGCCTCTGGGCGGTGGCGCTGCGGACCATCGGCGACCGCGAGGAGGCCGCCGACGCGGTGCAGGACGCGCTGCTGTCGGCGCACCGCGGCGCGGCCCGGTTCCGCGGCGACTCGGCGGTCACGACGTGGCTGCACCGCATCGTGGTGAACGCGTGCCTCGACCGCATCCGCCGCCGCCAATCCCACCCCACCGTCCCGCTGCCGGACGGCCGGCACACCGACGACGGCGGCGCGGGCGGACCCGAGCCGGCCGCGCCGGCGCAGGACCACGACACAGCCCTAGTCGTGCGCGCGGCCCTTGCGGCGCTGCCGGTGGAGCAGCGCGCGGCGCTGGTGCTGGTGGACGTTCAGGGCTACCCGGTGATCGAGGCGGCCGAGATTCTCGGGGTGGCCGAGGGCACGATCAAGAGTCGCTGCGCCCGCGGCCGCGCCCGGATGGCCCTGTCCCTCGGCCACCTGCGCACCGGCTCCGACGAACCGCCGGGCCGGGGAGACGGCGGTCACGCGGGGAACCGGACGGCCACCGGACGCGTCCCATCCGGGTCGGGAGCGGCAGCGCAGCACCCGTCCGCGCCTGACAGAGGGGACAAGCAGTGA
- a CDS encoding protein kinase family protein: MTQVGEGHETAADEAGPVMTFGAPTVGEILAERYQLEEHVNNDSAGRQVWRGIDVILRRPVAVVLRYPGGDSAAEMLQAAVDASRVIHPNLVGVYDAIDEGTRAYVVREWVDGEALRELVGQDGPMDPARATSIAHSIADALAAVHATGMVHGNVHPGTTLIGDDGRVVLADARADSADSTERDVRSVGGILYYALTGRWPHAEIGRSRLPDAMRDANGVIAAPRQIRAGVPAYLDDLTMDLLDKRVVAPEADALAAELARLDSADDDYEDVGPLRFAQGSAAEPVRSTRKIMIGVGALAIIAVIGLIFGIKAISDSGSEKPPATTQAGNTPQDDTGDDTGDGGTENEAPAAAPTKIPLTADMVRIVDPPNGDRTDEGEAAFTVDNDEDTVWRTSGFNQSKIYNKPGMGLLINLGTPRTVSDVRVETSQPGIAMDIRTGPSDPGNNSNGDDQIVKTYKKLGDGDTEKTKGTNVVFPVFDETQKYQYIMVFITDLPRDTDGKYRAEISKVEVYGN; the protein is encoded by the coding sequence GTGACCCAGGTCGGCGAAGGCCACGAGACCGCGGCCGATGAGGCCGGACCGGTCATGACCTTCGGTGCCCCCACCGTCGGTGAGATCCTGGCCGAGCGGTACCAGCTCGAGGAACACGTCAACAACGACAGCGCGGGCCGGCAGGTCTGGCGCGGCATCGACGTGATCCTGCGGCGCCCCGTCGCCGTCGTGCTCCGATACCCCGGCGGCGACTCCGCTGCCGAGATGCTGCAGGCGGCGGTCGACGCCAGCCGCGTCATCCACCCCAACCTGGTCGGCGTCTACGACGCGATCGACGAGGGCACCCGGGCCTATGTCGTCCGGGAGTGGGTCGACGGCGAGGCGCTGCGCGAGCTCGTCGGGCAGGACGGTCCGATGGACCCGGCCCGCGCCACGTCCATCGCGCACTCCATTGCCGACGCGCTGGCGGCGGTCCACGCCACCGGCATGGTCCACGGAAACGTGCACCCCGGCACCACGCTGATCGGCGACGACGGCCGCGTCGTACTCGCCGACGCGCGGGCCGACTCCGCCGACAGCACCGAGCGCGACGTCCGCTCCGTCGGCGGCATCCTCTACTACGCGCTGACCGGCCGCTGGCCGCACGCCGAGATCGGCCGCTCCCGGCTGCCCGACGCCATGCGCGACGCCAACGGCGTGATCGCCGCGCCCCGGCAGATCCGTGCCGGCGTCCCGGCGTACCTCGACGACCTGACGATGGACCTGCTCGACAAGCGGGTGGTGGCCCCCGAGGCCGACGCGCTCGCCGCCGAGCTGGCCCGCCTGGACTCCGCCGACGACGACTACGAGGATGTCGGGCCGCTGCGGTTCGCGCAGGGCAGCGCGGCCGAGCCGGTGCGCAGCACCCGCAAGATCATGATCGGTGTCGGCGCGCTCGCCATCATCGCGGTGATCGGCCTCATCTTCGGCATCAAGGCGATCAGCGACTCGGGCTCCGAGAAGCCGCCGGCGACCACCCAGGCCGGCAACACGCCCCAGGACGACACGGGCGACGACACCGGCGACGGCGGCACCGAGAACGAGGCTCCGGCCGCGGCGCCGACGAAGATCCCGCTGACCGCCGACATGGTCCGCATCGTCGACCCGCCGAACGGCGACCGCACCGACGAGGGCGAGGCCGCCTTCACCGTCGACAACGACGAGGACACCGTCTGGCGGACCTCGGGCTTCAACCAGTCGAAGATCTACAACAAGCCCGGCATGGGTCTGCTGATCAACCTCGGCACCCCGCGCACGGTGAGCGATGTGCGGGTCGAGACCTCACAGCCCGGCATCGCGATGGACATCCGGACCGGCCCCAGCGATCCGGGCAACAACTCCAACGGCGACGACCAGATCGTGAAGACCTACAAGAAGCTGGGCGACGGCGACACGGAGAAGACCAAGGGCACCAACGTGGTGTTCCCGGTCTTCGATGAGACCCAGAAATACCAGTACATCATGGTCTTCATCACCGATCTGCCGCGCGACACCGACGGCAAGTACCGCGCCGAGATCAGCAAGGTCGAGGTCTACGGCAACTGA